The following coding sequences lie in one Phycicoccus duodecadis genomic window:
- a CDS encoding Cgl0159 family (beta/alpha)8-fold protein, with product MGEHHTVLSAADYRALTEARVREPRSLRRALAERRRRPLVGADGRMLLLAADHTARGKLAIGSDPMAAVDRHSLLERILTGLADPRVDGVLGSADVLEELALLGALDGRLAVGTMNRGGIVGAHWELDDRLTAYDVEHVVSTGLDGGKTLLRVEPTDPAVPRTLEMVAAITTALADAGLMSLVEPLPYLKRPDGTVERDPSEDALTRMVAIASGLGSSSASTWLKIPATADPARVAAATTCPVLLLGGDAGRDWPRVFDRWRTALEVPNVRGLVPGRVLLYPEELSVRDVVGRAGDLVHPSSTHPSMEVPA from the coding sequence GTGGGTGAACACCACACCGTGCTCAGCGCGGCGGACTACCGCGCCCTCACCGAGGCGCGCGTGCGCGAGCCGCGGTCGCTGCGCCGGGCCCTGGCCGAGCGCCGCCGCCGCCCGCTCGTGGGCGCCGACGGCCGGATGCTGCTGCTGGCCGCCGACCACACCGCGCGCGGGAAGCTCGCGATCGGCTCCGACCCGATGGCCGCCGTCGACCGGCACTCGTTGCTCGAGCGCATCCTGACCGGGCTGGCCGACCCCCGGGTCGACGGTGTCCTGGGCAGTGCGGACGTGCTCGAGGAGCTCGCCCTCCTGGGGGCCCTGGACGGCCGCCTGGCCGTGGGCACGATGAACCGCGGGGGCATCGTGGGCGCCCACTGGGAGCTCGACGACCGGCTGACCGCCTACGACGTGGAGCACGTCGTCTCCACCGGGCTCGACGGCGGCAAGACCCTGCTGCGGGTCGAGCCGACCGACCCCGCGGTGCCGCGCACGCTCGAGATGGTGGCCGCCATCACGACGGCTCTGGCCGACGCGGGCCTGATGTCGCTGGTCGAGCCCCTGCCCTACCTCAAGCGCCCCGACGGGACGGTCGAGCGCGACCCCTCGGAGGACGCGCTGACCCGGATGGTGGCCATCGCGAGCGGTCTCGGCTCGTCCTCGGCGTCCACGTGGCTGAAGATCCCCGCCACCGCCGACCCCGCCCGGGTGGCGGCGGCCACCACCTGCCCCGTCCTGCTGCTCGGCGGCGACGCCGGCCGCGACTGGCCCCGGGTGTTCGACCGCTGGCGCACCGCGCTGGAGGTCCCCAACGTGCGCGGCCTGGTCCCGGGCCGGGTCCTGCTCTACCCCGAAGAGCTCAGCGTCCGTGACGTCGTCGGCCGGGCCGGCGACCTCGTCCACCCCTCGTCCACCCACCCCAGCATGGAGGTCCCCGCGTGA
- a CDS encoding PfkB family carbohydrate kinase, whose translation MTSAPVDLLAVGRISVDLYAQEAHASFLEPQTFVKSIGGSPTNVAVAGARLGLRSALVTAVGDDLLGAYATARLEELGVVTRHVASRPGAQTPVVLVALEDPAEPTIAFLRPPDAPDTDIAPAAVDDATLDSCAVLWVSGSALAVGATAATTMTWMRRRARRPHTVLDLDLRPSLWPDVATATRSAQDAIAVSSVVIGNRAECAMAVGTGEPHGAADALLSRGVALAVVKMGADGVLLATADERVVVDPIPVAVRCGSGAGDAFGGALAAGLVHAWSLERIGRLANAAGALVTSRLTCADAMPTLPELEEFAARSTSERAGSGHRG comes from the coding sequence GTGACGAGCGCCCCGGTGGACCTGCTGGCGGTGGGCCGGATCAGCGTCGACCTCTACGCCCAGGAGGCGCACGCCTCGTTCCTGGAGCCCCAGACCTTCGTCAAGTCCATCGGGGGCAGCCCCACCAACGTCGCGGTCGCGGGGGCCCGTCTCGGGCTGCGCTCGGCCCTGGTCACGGCGGTCGGCGACGACCTGCTGGGCGCCTACGCCACGGCCCGGCTCGAGGAGCTCGGTGTCGTCACCCGCCACGTCGCGAGCCGGCCGGGCGCCCAGACCCCGGTCGTCCTCGTCGCCCTGGAGGACCCGGCCGAGCCGACCATCGCGTTCCTCCGGCCCCCGGACGCCCCGGACACCGACATCGCGCCGGCTGCCGTCGACGACGCCACCCTCGACTCCTGCGCGGTCCTGTGGGTCAGCGGCAGCGCGCTCGCGGTGGGGGCCACCGCGGCCACCACCATGACGTGGATGCGGCGCCGGGCCCGCCGGCCCCACACGGTGCTCGACCTCGACCTGCGCCCCTCGCTGTGGCCCGACGTGGCCACGGCGACGCGGTCGGCGCAGGACGCCATCGCGGTGTCGAGCGTCGTGATCGGGAACCGGGCCGAGTGCGCCATGGCGGTCGGGACGGGCGAGCCGCACGGCGCCGCCGACGCCCTGCTCTCGCGGGGCGTCGCGCTGGCCGTCGTCAAGATGGGCGCCGACGGCGTGCTCCTCGCCACCGCCGACGAGCGGGTCGTCGTCGACCCCATCCCCGTGGCGGTCCGCTGCGGCTCCGGTGCCGGTGACGCGTTCGGCGGCGCCCTTGCCGCCGGCCTGGTGCACGCGTGGTCGCTGGAGCGGATCGGCCGGCTCGCCAACGCCGCCGGCGCGTTGGTGACCTCCCGTCTGACCTGCGCCGACGCCATGCCGACGTTGCCCGAGCTCGAGGAGTTCGCGGCGCGGTCCACGAGCGAGCGAGCGGGGAGTGGCCACCGTGGGTGA
- a CDS encoding TIM barrel protein produces MRESPMAFVDRIASAPISWGICEVPGWGQMLPTDRVLSEMTGLGLRATEYGAPGFLPTEASGIRSVLDGHGMSLLGGFTPLVLHDPARREQATAYARSVAELLGAAGATTFVSCPVMDDDWSVPRTLTREEHQHLVRMLGVVDTICDEHGLTQVLHPHVQTVVETSPDVERVLESCDVNWCLDTGHLAIGGTDPVDFARRAADRVGHVHLKDVRMDLVPALMDRSTSIMEGVQAGLFPPLGQGDLPLGDVVRELEQAGYQGWYVIEQDTAITGAMPEPGEGPVRGVEESLRYLHEVVAPSLEPSA; encoded by the coding sequence ATGAGAGAGAGCCCCATGGCCTTCGTCGACCGCATCGCCTCCGCCCCCATCTCGTGGGGTATCTGCGAGGTACCGGGCTGGGGGCAGATGCTGCCGACCGACCGGGTGCTCTCCGAGATGACCGGTCTGGGCCTGCGCGCCACCGAGTACGGCGCCCCCGGCTTCCTCCCCACCGAGGCTTCGGGCATCCGCTCCGTCCTCGACGGCCACGGCATGTCCCTGCTGGGCGGGTTCACCCCCCTGGTGCTGCACGACCCCGCCCGCCGCGAGCAGGCCACCGCGTACGCGCGGTCGGTGGCCGAGCTGCTCGGCGCGGCGGGTGCCACGACGTTCGTCTCGTGCCCCGTCATGGACGACGACTGGTCGGTGCCGCGGACCCTGACCCGTGAGGAGCACCAGCACCTCGTGCGGATGCTCGGGGTCGTCGACACCATCTGCGACGAGCACGGCCTGACGCAGGTGCTGCACCCCCACGTGCAGACGGTGGTCGAGACCTCGCCCGACGTCGAGCGGGTCCTCGAGAGCTGCGACGTGAACTGGTGCCTCGACACCGGGCACCTCGCCATCGGGGGCACCGACCCCGTCGACTTCGCCCGGCGCGCGGCCGACCGGGTCGGCCACGTCCACCTCAAGGACGTGCGGATGGACCTCGTCCCCGCGCTCATGGACCGTTCGACCTCCATCATGGAGGGGGTCCAGGCGGGGCTGTTCCCGCCCCTCGGCCAAGGCGACCTGCCGCTGGGCGACGTGGTGCGGGAGCTCGAGCAGGCCGGCTACCAGGGGTGGTACGTCATCGAGCAGGACACGGCCATCACCGGGGCGATGCCGGAGCCGGGCGAGGGCCCGGTCCGCGGCGTCGAGGAGTCCCTGCGCTACCTGCACGAGGTCGTGGCCCCCTCCCTCGAGCCCAGCGCGTGA